AGCACAGCTTGTCCTTGCACTTTCCTGACAGAGCACAAACATGGCGTCGCACATCTGAACGAAGTGACTGATGCTCACACATCTGTCCGGGGCGTTGCTGAAGGATGATTATGAAAAAGATGCATAAGGGAGCCAACTTGACAGCCTCTCACTTTGTCTTATTAAAGCCTAATCAGgacttgattaaaaaacatcagcatcagcgcaaaaaaacaaacctcttGACGACTCactcgttttttttccctcttgttGAGGAAATCATGAAGCTTCAAAAGACGAGATGTGTGAAATAAATCTGCTGCATCACGCTACAGCATAAGATGCACTGGCTTCGGGTCATGTTTCTCCCGGAGCTCGAAGTTTTGAACATGAATCAGAGACAAAcaaggaacatttaaaaaagagccTCAACAACAGGCAGGGAAGTGCTGAGGCTTATGTCAAAGCACTTGAGAAAATCCTCTGCCACTCATGGGgatctgcagagagagagagcatggcTTCTTTCACAAGGGGCACTCGAGTACAGCGAGcgtcaacacacacaagcacatgacCATTTCACTGCAGAACCACAAAACACAGTGGAAGCAGCAGCCACCATATACATTCTATCTATAACATTTGTAAAGAaggcacagagcagcagaagcCGAAAACATCAAGCAGGAGGGGAGGAAAATCCAGGACAGTCGAAGAGAATAGTGGCTTTTCCTACACAAACTATCccagtttaaaaataacaaacccACCTATGGGAGTTTCCCTCTTTCTGAAGGCGGGGGCCGAAGGGAAATCATAAACAAAAGGGAGAATCGGGGAAACCAGGACAGGGTGGGATGGGAAACCCGAAAATAAAAAACCTATAAAAGTGCATTAAAAAGACCAATGAGAAAGACTTGAAACAAAAAAGGCTCGACCGCACGAATTCCCCTTTTAGCTTTAGTCAGGAAACAAATTAGACATCTTCAATCTATATGCAAAGATGTAGGGTACACTGCGGTGGTGAGGTCAGCACATTTAAGATCTCTAGCTGGCACATAACATGACCACCAGATATAATGGACTCCCCAGACATCGCTAGACGCACTTAAACCCACGTTTTCTTTGCAGTTTTAGACGAGTTACTACAAAAATAAGTCTTGAATCTCTCTCTCCAAAGTTATTGCACGTTTAATCCTTCCTTCCTGCTGTGTGATTTACTGTCGGTTTAGCCTGTTCATTTGCCCTGACTCTGCGCTCCGTTACACCACCTGGCTCTTCATGGAGGAGCGACTGTCTCTGATAAGCCTGCAGCAAAATGACTGATGAGAGTGTGTCTGCAAATAACAAGAGACGCAATTAGAAGCTGCTTCTCTTTTAATGTGACACAGTTTTAAGCCGCTATTACAACATTTCAACGTGTCCTCTGTAGCGGAACGACCGCATGCATGTGGTGCTGGTTACGCTTttgtggaaaaagaagaagctccGGGGATGTGAGGCTAATTGACGTGGACACTAGGAGACTAAATACTGTTTGTCTTTTGGCCCATCTGTGAGACATTATGCAGCGTGAAGTGAATTACGTTGCATTCGAGTCATGCCCCAGTTAATTGAACAGCGAAAACTTGTTCGCCCGCAGATTAGCTTCGCAGGCGTCTCCGTAATGTCCAGGCAAACACATGTATACAGAGCTGAACCACTTAGAAACAGCCATTTCCTTCACAAAGCTAAAATGTCTAACACAATCATAATTAATGTTGCTTGCATGGAAACTCCAGATGGCTTATGTAATGCAAGGGAAACCGGCTCTGTGGTTTTGAGTGGgctggtctctctctcacacacacacacacacagacacacacagccttgTACTTTTGTAactctatcttagtgaggacattcattggtATAATTCTGACCCTAACCCTCTATTTTTAATCCTAGTAACCGgaacctaattctaaccttGAACCTTAAAGCaaatcttaaccctcaaacaccCCATCTAAACACGAGGACCAGCCGAAATGTCCTacttttcccaaaatgtcctcaatcaGTAAGGTCCTaactcaaaatggtcctcacaaagatataacacacccacccacacacccacacttctTTCCTTTTAATGCCCTGCTCGGTTTGAAGTTGCCTTCTTACAAGCTTTAAACGGGATTAGCacatgaggaggaaaaacagtcTTTCAACATCTTGGACCAGATCTCATTTGTATTCTGGCTCAGATAGTTTAAACTTTGATTAAATGCTTCTCTGTACTCTCACGAGGGGGGAAATTAATGTGCTTTTATCTCATGTGAAAGTAGATGTTTAAAGCTATTGCAAATTCGATCATGCTGACATTCTACTTTCTTTCCAGGCACTACTTTGGAAACTCCACTTATTCCCCTCGACACTGAAGACTGGACGTTCGACCCGGTGGACAGCAGCGTCACGTATCTCCCAGACTGCAATAAAGAACGTTCCGGGATCTGCAACCTCTCAGACACGTGGGACTCCATCACCACCGCCCCCAGCTTGGACACCAGACCCACGCAAAACACCACTGCCgcaaaccaatcaatcaacccTTTTCTAATCCCGGCTCCACCCATGTTGGTGCCCCTGTACTCTGACTGGAACAGTGCCATGGCAGCTTGGGGCCTGGCTTGGGAGGCACACGTTTATGGCGCTGGTTGTGTCTTCGCGATGCTAACGCTAGCCTCAGCGCTCAATCTGCTCTGCTTGCCACTGCGATGCCCGTCTGGGTGTGGCTACTTCGCTCTAGTCAGCCTGTTCCTACTGGCCGCAGGTTGTACCAGATCGTTCTCGCTCCTGTACGACGCCTACGGCCACCAGGATCGCCTGCCCTTCACAGAGGCCTCGCTGATGCTCTACGAGGCGCCCTTTCCCTGCCTGACAGCAGCTTTCGGccttgttttccttctcctctccatGCGTTCGAGAATGCAGCTCTCCTACTCAGCCTTCCAGAGACCCTGTTTCCTGGCCTGCCTGGTTGTCCTGCACTTTGCCACTGCATTCGGCCCAGTGACATTACTGAAGTTCTACCAGCAGAAGCCTCCCCTttgcctctttctctcactcatcTCCCGTGGAGCCTTTGTAGTGCTGGCCACTTTTCTGTCTGCTGCCTACTTTGTGTTCTACATCTACGTGCGGGCGGACTCGAAGCACATCTACCACCTGAACAACACCTCTCCCACACCCGCTGAGCGCTACAACCGCTGCCCCTTTGCTGAGAGCCGAGATTGGGACCGTGCAGCCataactgtctgtctctcagcatTGTTTTCTTTAGCATGTGCAGGACTGCAGTTATTTGCAATACTCAATGCTATGGGTGTTGCCGGTGGAGAGGAGGTGTTCCACCCCTGGCCCTGGTGGGCTTTTCAGTTTAGCTGCAGACTATGTGAGCTCGGGGTCTGCCTCACCTTAGCCTTGGTGGTCGCACAACCTGTCTACTGTTCTGACCACCTTCCAtctgcaggaagctgctggaCTGAACTGCTGGCCTCCAAATCGACCATTCTGCCTGGGAGCTACCAGTGGAACCTGAGCCAGCAGGAGAAACTCGCCATTGTTGATACAGTAGGGCTTGGAGAGTCCGAGAGCCTTCCTCTTTACACCCTGATGGATGAGAGGCTCGGTAATAGTCTGAACGGCCTGGACCTCCTCTACCACAGCAACCGGGGCTTAGCATACCGAGACCTGGACCTGGATATGGACTGTCAGGGGTCAGGAAAAGCTGAGGATGGAGGAGGCCGAGAACCGTCAGGATCCTCATTCACCAGTGACTCCACCACAGACCTGCGGCCACCTTCGCCCATCAACCTGCGTCGCAGCATAGATGAGGCCCTCTTCAGTGAAGCCCTCTTTCCCATGAGCCTCTTCAGCCCTTCTATGCCTATTCGCCTCAGTGACATATCCATAAACCACCACAGGGTACCTCCCATCAACAGCCTGTGTGATCCTCTCACAGCTGACTCCAGCCTTTATCGGACTTCTTCCTGCATGGAGATGGCCTGTCAACCCCAGCCCCCCATCACCAAACCTCAAGGAGAAACCGTCACAGGCGCTCAaccgtctccctccctctcctcctcctcctcctccagctgctcatCTCCTGAACGTTGGAGGGGCAGCTCTTCCTCGTGTTCTTTCTACAGAGCGTCTCTCGGGGGCTCCTCGCTTGTCCTCTGCCCGAGCCCAGAGAGACAGGCTCAGCAACCTGCCCATCGAGGGGACACAGGCCACCAGGCCCACGCTGACCCTCAGAGGCACTATCATACGCTGGGCGCAGCCTCACAGGAGAGCCTGGACCTGGACATGTCGTCTGAGGCAGACCGATCGGTGCAGGAGGAGTTCATCAGTGTTTGCAGACAAATCGATGCTTTGAGCATCTGCAGTGAGACGATTGATTTATAAAAGGACAGACTGGTCAAACGAGGGTGACACCAAGGTCTTAGTAAGAAGGTTTCGTGCAGCAAAAATACTGTCATGGTTTTTATAGCCTATTTGGTAGTGCATGGTAGCTTTTGCGTAAAAAACCCAGAGCTgccaaaatgttttttggtGGTTGATAAGCTTTCTTATGTGGTCATTAGTGAATGTCTGAGAGGGTCAAAGTGCCAAGAATGTCAAAAGCCAAAAGGTCATTTGTAACTTTTTACATGTTTGATAAAGGAAGGTGAAGTTTGAtaccgaaaaaaaaaaaacattttactgagtGGAGATAACAGGattttatttgtacaatgtttttattgctttctGACATTCCAATAGATAGTACTGTGACTGAATTAAGCACTTATTAAATACTACTGAAGTAATACACTTTCACGTTCAGCAGAATATAACTGTCGTTCAATGTCATGTGGAAATACTGGGATTAATATTGAGTTTGCCGAACCATGAACTCATCATACCAATATGCTACATTGAGTTATGGTGCAGCGGCACCCTCTACTGGCAGAACATCATGCTACCTTTTCCCTTTGACTTCTATCACCAGTGGACTGAGCTTCTACATCTGACAGCCTCCTCCATGACTCGCTTACTAATTTATTTATGCTCAAATATAACTTTTGCTCAACACATTGTTTaataaaagttttgtttttataacatctgCCTCATTTGACTTCATATCCTGGAACGGGACATGACAGCTGGCGTTAAATAAGACAGTAATACGAAcacaagttttatttatttattcttaaacATATTGAACAGCAAAAAGCAACCTTCCTCTTCTCGAGTGTTATTACTGTAAACATGTTCTGAAGTGATACTCCTCAAAAAAACTCaagaactttatttattgacGACTGAGTCTTTTCTGTCCATCTAAAAAGCCCTTGTTTTCGGGTTTTGGCTGTAGGTTGCAGAGGCTACCACTATGGCAACTTTAACACTAACATCTTACTTTATCAGTTTGGGCTTTTTAAATGGACGAGCAGGACTCAGATCTTGacaaataagacatttttaaaagaaccTGAATTATGTCTTTAGGTGGGAGACTGAGAACAAGCAGCAGTCATTTAACTGaatatagatgtatatatatattttttcatatatttccaTGTACACTTTCTCGCAGTTCATTCCAACGGCAAGACCTCTGTTTGTCGAGTGAACCCTGTGCAGGGTTACGTACATTAGCGAAAGCAACTGAACTCTAACACTGGGagattgtataaaaaaaaaaaagaaaagaaaacaatacagCTGGCAAAAAGGACAACCAGTATGAAAATGTTAGAAAAGCCTACTCCTACATCAgctgaatgaaaacaacacacagcgaTAACTGTTACAAAGTAAGAAAAGGAGGCGAGGGTGTGTAGCATTATGCATTTTCACCGAGCTGTCATCTGCAGCCTGTATCCATCCCTGTTTCAAGGCATATCTCTggtaaaaactaaacaaaaaaataagcCCGTCACACAGAACctactgagagagagagcgcaggAATGAACGAGTGACAACGAAAAAACAAGCGACATCTTGTGCAGATTTTGGTTTTGAAGTTACAAAAGAAGAGTGTCAGAAGGAAGTGTCAAAACACTTGGCAGTATGTATGCAATTACAATTAGGCAGAATACAAATACAGCCATGTCTGGCTTTTCGTGAAAAAAACGAACATGCATATCAAAAACCCTTCATGCTCAATTCAAGGCCCCCGGAGACTTATCAGGTTAAACAGAAAGTCTGATCTAAAAGTTTTCAAATAAAGAGCAGAGAAACGATCATTGTCTTCGTTATTTACTAGTTTTGATTGATACACTTTAGGTTGTCTTCTTTTAAACATACCTGATCCTCAGCTTTTTGGTCCCTTCCGTGCTCAACAtatgaacacaacacactgagATAGGACGCTGATTATTTGGCTCGACATGTCTTTGAGGGGAGAATGAAATGTCCACAGTGCTAAAGACTGTGGGTTGGAGATCGATCGACCGTGTTCAGGTGACGGTGGAGGAAATGACATCGCCAACATGACTGCCATCGGCCAAATGTCTCGTACCTCGCGATCCACaatacacaaagtaaacaatATGCACTGAAATAGAAGCAGCTACCGTTGATTAAGTAGCTTAAATCTGTGATGACGTATAAacgcaacaaaaaaaaaaaaaggagaaaagaaagggaggatTGCCATgattcacatacacacaagtgcTTCATCTCGTCTTCTGCACAACCACGAGTGTGTTTAAGAAGTAGGATGCATGAGGCTTCCGACAGGGAGCTCTGCTGGTCAGCGTGGAAGccggaaataaaaataaatgctgatgGAAACTGCACCATGGCTGTTTTAgactcaataataataataataatgataataataataataataataaggggACAAAAAGAGGACACAAACTAtatctctcacacgcacactccTCACACTTCATTCAGACAGTCAGTATttcacacccacaaacacaatTGGGATCAGGCTGCATACTCAAGATACAGGTGTGCATGTCATTCTGAAAACCCTGATGCGCCGCTTCTTGAGTGCAAAATCCCAGGTGTTCAGACAGTCGGTGTCAGGTTCTCACTTCGCTACCGTGCGTCTTTCTTTCCCGAAACCAAGCAGCTCGGTTGGGATcggagagagagcagcagtggatACAACACGGAGGAGCAGGGCCAGAGGGGGTGCAGTGGGTGGGAACCggatttcttttgtttaacGTGTGGGACATTGTTAGATCGTGTGTGCTCACGTGCACCGCCGATGTTCACTCCAGCCACCTCACCCCCGTTCAGTAGAGCCGCTTCTCGTAACtgtggaagagaagaaacatGGAAGAAAGATCAGCATTTGCTCGAATATATAAAAACCAGGTTGACAACCTGCATCACATTTCCaagcagaaaataataatgacaataagcTATTTCTAGAAACTAGTGGCTTTCAAAACTGgagttacaaggtgcttcacaagATAAAATATAGGTGCAACGTTATAGAAAAGCCAGATTATAATCAGTAATGCATTAAATCAACACagattaaaaagtataaaacaaaattaaatcattaaagCAAATACTGGCACTAAAAACATCAATagttttttgttgctttgtttgttttctcaagcAACTTTCTTGCAACTATAGAGAAACTTTACTTTCACTTCCAGCAATTTGCTAACATCAATCATCTATCAGGCTCTGGAGCAAAGCTGTTTATTAGCAGCAAGAATAAATGTTTGATGGAAAGCACCAAATGTGTagttgtgagtgtttgtgttactTACGAGTGGAGTCCGTGGACGCCTCCCTCCACCTGTGCAGACGTGGTTCGCTTCTCAAACTTCAGCTCCCCGGAGTACATCATGGAACTGAGCAAAATACAAATAGTCTTCAATATAATAAGAAAAGCTGACATTTGTATTGTAACCATTAATCCCCAAAAGGATAAACTACTCACCGGAGGACAGAGAGACTCTTTGCCCCGATGTcctggcagccatgttggatCCCAGCTATCAGGTACGGTACAAACTTGTGGATGGACCCCTTGTCCTGCACCGAGCCCGACACGCCCTGGGCTACCTTCACCTTGTCGCCCTCGCTGTGGAAAAGACATCACACAGTTAAACACTCTCCCCAAGTGGTCACAGACTGTAAATTCAGCCAATGATGCCACAATTTGGCTTTTCATGACTCGTGACCTCTTAATGTACCTAAAATAGCGTTTCTGGCTGCTGGTGCTCTTCTCCATGGCGTCCAGGGAGCCCATACCGCGATACTTTTTCAGCCGCACGCCGTCTGAGAAGAAGTACTCTCCCGGAGCTTCAGTGGTTGCCGCTAGCAATGAGCCCATCATAACTGGCGTGGGAGACGGGAGAGAGTCATGCCTGCGTTCTTGTATTAGCCAACCTGACCTCCTCACTGCAGATATGAACCACTTTGTTGACAGGAAGATGTTACGACAGTGTGTGTCACAAGCTCACCAGTCGACGCTCCGAGTGAAAGAGCCTTCACCACATGACCCACGGTCTGAATGCCACCATCAGCAATGACTGGCACACCGAAGCGCCTGGCGTACTCCGCTACCTTGTACACGGAGGTCCCCTGGGGCCGCCCACACGCCATGACTGGAAGGGAGATAAACAATCATTTAACACGATCGCCATGGAGACAAATCACACAGCGTGCTGGGGTGATGCAGGAGTTGGGACGAGCAGAACGCAGCGTCCATTTTACTGAGATACTTCAGGTTCATGTCCTTTTTGCTGAAACGTGTCTCTTCTGTTCTCGCTGATGAACGTGACCTAGTCTGAGCACGAGAGGCCGGTCCCCATGGCAACCCAGATCGGGGCCTTGGTAGATCACCATGACAACTAGGAGTGGTCTCAGGGTATTTGTTACTGCTGGCGACTGATCGCCTTTCCTTCTTCTTGTGCCGATATAGAATCATACATCAACTTCCTAATATTCTTATTCCTATATCTAAATGTGCAGCTGCTTAATTGGTACCAGGACTTCAGACGATGAGAAAGATAAAACAAGCTGTGATTAGGAGACGACACAGTAAAACGGATCAGTACCTTCCTGTGTGATGCAGATGGAGCCACAGCCCATTCCCACTCTTAACGCATCCACACCAGCATCGATCAGATTCTTGGCCTGGGCTGCTGTGACCACTGCAggtggagaaacagaaaagagaagtaTTAGATTTTGGGGACATTATAAAAACGATTACAAAATGAATGTCCTTTGACTAATGCTTTATTCCACCCATAAGCACATGATTATCTCCGCCAAggaatttatgttttcacccttgtgcttccatttgtcagcaggattatgcaaagactacagcttgtttgaatttaaggcAAATCTTGGTCCAGGCGGAGATTCGCGCTCTACTGAGAGAAATTCTAGTTTATAATGGAACAGaaacttttgtttcttttgtcaaCAAACTCACCGTTTCCTCCGGCCACCTGCAACTCTGGATGCTTCtgtttaatataatttatcatGTTGATTTGATACACCGAGTTGCCTTGTGAGGAGTCCtagaaatgcaaaaacaatttTGGTTAAAGTAAATTCAGTGTGTTATTTATAAAGACAAGAAACATTAATTAAGGAGGCAACATTTTAGGGCTTTAGgatcattttcaaatatttaaaaactctATTCTTAAACGTCTAAAAACACGCACCAGTACAACAACATCCACTCCAGCCTGCACCAACATGTCCAGTCTGTACTTGTCGTCCTCCCTGGTGCCGATGGCGGCGCCACATAGCAGCTGTTTGCGTGAGTCTTTGGAGGCCAGTGGGTAATCCCTGTTCTTCTTCAGATCCGTCCTGGCAATAATGGCCACCAGCTCGTCGTTATCGTTCACAATGGGAAGTTTGCCTGGTCACAGAGAGAATGAATGACAGGATGattaattaaatttgaaataCTTACACTATAAACGTGCTTTATTTTATGCACAAACTTCTATTCACCTTTTTTACTGCGCTGCAGAATATCATTAGCTTCTTTCAGCATTACACCGGCTGGAGCCACAACCAACTCCTCCCTCTTAGTCATGGCCTAGAAGATCATCGGCCCAGATGAATGTAAGAATTACTAGGGAtgccaataaaaacaaatttcaagTGATGTATATAGGAAACAAGAAAGGAAAGATACACACCTCCCCCAGAGGTTTGCTGTGGTCTTTCTCAGAAAGAAAGTCGATATCTCTGGAGGTGACGATGCCGACCAGTTTGCTGCCCATTTTGCCTGTCTCTGTGACAGGAATACCAGAGAAGCCGTGTCTAACTTTGGCCTCAAACACATCCCCCACCGTGTGGCGCGGACTCATCACAACTGGGTCTGTGATAAAACCCTGCTCAAACCTCTGGAAGCCAAAACCAAACATaagtattttaattattgtgtTCGTTTCCCCATTGATTTATGCAGACAAGCAAGAGCAGCGTAAAgccaaagaacacacacacacaatgattaTTGAACAGTGTTATACAAACACAAGAATACAACAGgataagtacacacacagacacacacacaccctaaaaAGAAGACATTTACCATAAACTCAAGAAACACTACAACTATATGACAACACGTAATGAGTGAACAACataaaatagatatttaaaGTAGTTATCTGCTATGAGGGATAATCTTCGTTTACCTTGACCTTGCGGACCTCGTTGGCTTGAAACTCTGGCGTGCAGTTGTGGTGAATGATGCCGATGCCTCCCATTAGCTGCCCgattcaaaattcaaaaaagGAAGGATAAGTAGATTATAGGATGATCAAATTAAGGAATTATCTTTCCACAATAGCAGCTTTGGGGAAGCGTCATCTTACCGCCATAGCGATGGCCATGGCCGACTCTGTGACGGTGTCCATgggggaggagatgagaggggtCTTCAGGGTGATCTTCCTGGTCAGTGCAGATGTCAGGTCctggagacaaaaacaagacaGTAATGCACATTGGAGTGcgtttgacattttgtgtatAATCCACTAGGGGGCAGAATGAACTAGACAGATATACAGGACTCTACTGTTGTTTCAAAGtgttaaatgtcttaaaatCTATTTCAGTGACACAAAACCCTCAATTAACAAGAGGCCAGTAAGTTCATTGTAAGCAGACTTATGAGACAGACTCATTTTAACTAATACATATTGGCTTTGGTGTGTCTTTAAGGTTTTATCACCTCTATTAGAGGTTGTActttcacctgtgtctgtttgtttgttcacgGGATTATGCAAAGACTACAAAACCAGTTTCCAGACtcagtggagggaggaggcctGATTTGAATCCACACCAATATTTGATTGATTCTTCTGTGGGtcatgtcccatccctccacaaaatttcatgtaAACCAGTTGGGTAGTTAATGCGACAAAAAcaacttccttggcagaggtaaacaATCATTTgggttatcagaccacttcctttaCTCTTTTATAATTCAATTATAAGAAAGTAGACAATCATGTGGAGGAGATTCTGCTCCAGTGAGTCCATCATTCTAGTTTGTGATATGAGATGTCTACAGAAAATTAAACTTCAGAGTCAATCTCAGGGACCTAAACCTGAAAATGAGCCCTGCTACAGCCTCTCCCACAGCCTCTCCCACAGCCAGGTTTAATTTTCTCTTCTCACCGATTCCCATAACAGTGACAGTTTTTTGTTATCTTCAGCTGGAGGGAGTGAAAATAATGACATTCCTTGcacatgggaaaaaaaacccagcataCGAGACCTAAAATGTCTGAGTTTTTACTCCTTATCTGTGTCAGACATAAACTATGGAGGCTGTGAGCCTCTTTTCTCACAGGTTCATGGTGAAGGCAAGAGAAAACCACCTGAGAGCACTTTCTCCATTTAGAGAGCACAACTGCACTAACCCGCTACATTCAGCCGGGAGTTAGGAAAACATGTCCAGAACATCACGGCCCCAGGGAATTTCCCACAACAGCTCCTCTCACACGTGGCGTTTTTTTTCACAGAGTGAACGCAAACCAAACTGCTGTGTGTGGAAATTATTTCACTTCTCAACTCAAAGTTGGGACCGAGGCCAAATCTGGaagcatttgttttatttaagctTCAATAGGTCGACCATCCAGTGAAAAACTAGGCCGCGCTGAGACTCTAACCCATGACAACGCATTGAGGCAGACGGGCAGCTCGCACAGTTAACGCAAAGGAGCTGGAGAACAGCGGGAGATTAGAGAtatcaattaaattaaaaacccTCTAGAATTGACAAAGCAGAAGAGGGGGGGATTTCATCTACAGCCCGGGAGATTAACTCGGCCGTCATCTGCCGAGAGAGACGTGGATGAGCAGCCGACCAGACACAGATGTAAACCTGAGGGTGAGGGAGCAGCCAGTGGGTGACCACAGCGAGCTGAAATAGCAGGGCAGcgaggagaagagagagtgaCAGTTTTACTCAAAAACAAAGCTATTTTTGTAAGAGCTGCAGTTACCAAAATAATCCTGAGGTCTTAGGGAGAGGTTTGTTTGAAaggaagaaattaaaaagactCAACTGTAATAAGGCTGATGGTTTAGACAGTGGCTCTGCCAGGAATGGGCTGTCTGCTGACACTGCTCCACTTCATCATGAGGGGTGTGGAGCGAAACTGAAGAAACGATTGGCTTTTTCAAAAACACCCATTAAATCTCGACTCAGATGTACTTACAACAATTTTCTAGAATAATAACAGACCTCATAGAACCGACAGAGGTGAACCTGGTGCTAGGGCTGGTTTTCGGAGTTGAGAGTTAAAAGAATGGTGGTTGCATAATGTTTTGGTCGGTCGTGATAATCCTGTCCCCAGGCCCTGACCTAAGAGATTCTTTCTTCTACACCAGCGCAGAGTTGGAACCAGTTTTTTGTCCAGGAACCAGTCCTTTGGCTGTGGAACTGGTTCGAGATCAGGTACTGGCTTCAAACTGGCCCGCCTCAGTGGGAAAGAGGTATCATCATACTCTCGGATAACTGCATTCGGTGGTGTACTCACCACTTCATCTGATGTAAAGTCGATGAAGCCGGGTAAGATCAAGAAGTCactgaaagacaaaagaaaatgcaaagtCATGTGGTAATGCTCACAACTTGGGACTGAAAGGTCTGAAAAAACATCAACGCTGCCCTAAAATGATCAGAAACTAAAAGAGATCAGAGTTTAAACCAAGAAATTGTATGAAATATAtcaaagagaaacaggaaacagtttcCAACATTATAAAGAGGGTGAATTCACAGGGTTGAACTGAAAAGTGGACAAATGTGAGCGCAACTGAAAACCACACAGATGTTAATGTGACGGAAACAACAAAACCATGACTCAAAACAGACTAACTTCTCACAGTGATCATGAGCTGGCCTCAGGCAGGGGTGGGATGTAACCAAGTACATTTACTATGTTACTGCACGTTTTTTGCAGTTGGCACAGTTGCTGATGTAGTAGACCGTTGCTTAGGGAACAG
Above is a genomic segment from Hippoglossus hippoglossus isolate fHipHip1 chromosome 23, fHipHip1.pri, whole genome shotgun sequence containing:
- the LOC117757454 gene encoding proline-rich transmembrane protein 4, with amino-acid sequence MLRLHRTLVLCCFWCFLLLHGQADEEALWGPTPPKEKPPENKGGWFSYIPYFSSLPKLKIPFIGSSDKNNEAAALTTIARGLKDTFEISQNSGSGEGSESEASETPTTSGLPISVTKIRTESLPTGTSDSPHSSIAQSDNDALVSDSHSPTSSSISSSNSPAASKNAPEQNATHTHPPQGITLAAGPSMGATARHLQEQRTDKEVAEDFTGKISSTIAPETTVPTALTWAATQTSTTKPGLVETTLTTRRHSLRPDTPPTTSETTFVRKPQESTVGFTLHAGEATVAETHSTQNEAEPGVSKAGSGPGGEQPGVITTAMGIDRKLVQESITSTTPSLKVNFPIAGELPGQEDKEDEEAEEGAVPSAAADDDRRSGDISTPPAELLTTSLAQSTGTTLETPLIPLDTEDWTFDPVDSSVTYLPDCNKERSGICNLSDTWDSITTAPSLDTRPTQNTTAANQSINPFLIPAPPMLVPLYSDWNSAMAAWGLAWEAHVYGAGCVFAMLTLASALNLLCLPLRCPSGCGYFALVSLFLLAAGCTRSFSLLYDAYGHQDRLPFTEASLMLYEAPFPCLTAAFGLVFLLLSMRSRMQLSYSAFQRPCFLACLVVLHFATAFGPVTLLKFYQQKPPLCLFLSLISRGAFVVLATFLSAAYFVFYIYVRADSKHIYHLNNTSPTPAERYNRCPFAESRDWDRAAITVCLSALFSLACAGLQLFAILNAMGVAGGEEVFHPWPWWAFQFSCRLCELGVCLTLALVVAQPVYCSDHLPSAGSCWTELLASKSTILPGSYQWNLSQQEKLAIVDTVGLGESESLPLYTLMDERLGNSLNGLDLLYHSNRGLAYRDLDLDMDCQGSGKAEDGGGREPSGSSFTSDSTTDLRPPSPINLRRSIDEALFSEALFPMSLFSPSMPIRLSDISINHHRVPPINSLCDPLTADSSLYRTSSCMEMACQPQPPITKPQGETVTGAQPSPSLSSSSSSSCSSPERWRGSSSSCSFYRASLGGSSLVLCPSPERQAQQPAHRGDTGHQAHADPQRHYHTLGAASQESLDLDMSSEADRSVQEEFISVCRQIDALSICSETIDL